Proteins from one Prosthecobacter sp. genomic window:
- the thrC gene encoding threonine synthase, whose translation MNARQTDSPMHYISTRGQTKPHTFSEAVEAGLAPDGGLFLPEKLPSIADKLPAWSKLTYPQLAAEFFTLFAPEISNAEWHQLTAEAYRRFDSPDVAPLRKITDKTYVLELFHGPTLAFKDFALQLLGLLYKRQVEKTGKRLAVLGATSGDTGSAAIHGCLGRDGITIFILYPNGRVAPLQERQMACTGADNVFAIPVPGTFDDAQRVVKDTFGDTAFANSVNLSAVNSINIARVLAQCVYYIWACLKLPESVRATAEYVVPTGNFGNVLAGWLAQQMGMPAGGFRVATNQNDILHRFLTSGDYHQSDVHPSHAPSMDIQAASNFERFLYYILDQDSGRVREVMTQIKSGAPFKINLPKTSLRSTRMDDAHIERVIAQMWQDWQYVLDPHTACAFTDMAQDRVSVVLATASPAKFPEVVQKATGSEPTHPTLEALKSKPLQTWPLNADVAEVKEFIRKHTSHGTSA comes from the coding sequence ATGAATGCGCGTCAGACTGACTCGCCCATGCATTACATCTCCACCCGCGGACAAACGAAGCCGCACACGTTTTCTGAAGCTGTTGAAGCCGGACTGGCACCGGATGGCGGCCTGTTTTTGCCGGAAAAGCTGCCGAGTATCGCTGACAAGCTGCCTGCATGGTCGAAGCTGACGTATCCGCAGCTTGCGGCGGAGTTTTTCACGTTGTTTGCGCCAGAGATCAGCAACGCGGAATGGCATCAGCTCACGGCGGAGGCTTATCGGCGCTTTGATTCACCGGATGTCGCGCCGCTGCGCAAGATCACGGACAAAACCTATGTGCTGGAGCTGTTTCACGGCCCGACGCTGGCCTTCAAGGACTTCGCGCTGCAACTGCTGGGCCTGCTGTACAAGCGTCAGGTCGAAAAGACTGGCAAACGGCTCGCCGTGCTCGGCGCGACCTCGGGCGACACCGGTTCGGCGGCGATCCATGGCTGCCTGGGGCGCGATGGCATCACGATTTTCATTCTCTACCCGAACGGACGTGTGGCTCCGCTCCAGGAACGCCAGATGGCCTGCACCGGCGCGGACAACGTCTTCGCCATCCCCGTGCCCGGCACCTTTGACGACGCGCAGCGCGTGGTGAAGGACACGTTTGGCGACACCGCCTTCGCGAACTCGGTGAATCTCTCCGCCGTGAACTCGATCAACATCGCCCGCGTGCTGGCGCAGTGTGTGTATTACATCTGGGCCTGCTTGAAGCTGCCCGAGAGTGTTCGTGCTACGGCCGAATATGTCGTGCCCACCGGAAACTTTGGCAACGTGCTGGCCGGCTGGCTGGCGCAGCAGATGGGCATGCCCGCAGGCGGTTTCCGCGTGGCGACGAATCAGAACGACATCCTGCACCGCTTCCTCACCAGCGGTGATTACCACCAGAGCGACGTGCATCCGAGCCATGCGCCGAGCATGGACATCCAGGCCGCGTCAAACTTCGAGCGCTTCCTCTACTACATCCTCGATCAAGATTCCGGGCGTGTGCGTGAAGTCATGACGCAGATCAAATCGGGTGCGCCCTTCAAGATCAACCTGCCGAAGACCAGCCTGCGCTCCACGCGCATGGACGACGCGCACATCGAACGTGTCATCGCCCAGATGTGGCAGGACTGGCAATACGTGCTCGATCCGCACACCGCCTGCGCATTCACCGACATGGCGCAGGATCGCGTGAGTGTGGTGCTGGCCACCGCCAGCCCGGCAAAATTCCCCGAAGTCGTGCAGAAGGCCACCGGCAGCGAGCCGACGCACCCCACGCTCGAAGCGCTGAAATCGAAACCGCTGCAAACCTGGCCGCTCAACGCGGACGTGGCGGAGGTGAAGGAGTTCATTCGGAAACACACAAGTCACGGAACGAGTGCTTGA
- a CDS encoding group 1 truncated hemoglobin, with translation MSPNSPSLYDRLGGEDMIASLIPAFYVRALADPVLAPFFKHTALDKLHGMQREFFAMATGGPITYSGKPLAHAHHGRGITKHHFALFTGHLADTLLDIGVTQEEADEVIKRINSYTNEVTGTSY, from the coding sequence ATGAGTCCAAATTCTCCCTCTCTTTATGACCGACTCGGCGGCGAAGACATGATCGCCAGCCTCATCCCCGCCTTTTACGTCCGTGCGCTGGCCGATCCCGTGCTGGCACCGTTCTTCAAACACACCGCGCTGGACAAACTGCACGGCATGCAGCGCGAGTTCTTCGCCATGGCCACCGGCGGGCCGATCACCTACTCCGGCAAACCCCTGGCGCACGCCCATCATGGCCGTGGCATCACAAAACATCACTTTGCCCTCTTCACCGGCCATCTGGCGGACACGCTGCTCGACATCGGCGTCACCCAGGAGGAAGCGGATGAGGTGATCAAACGAATCAATTCCTACACCAACGAGGTGACGGGAACCTCCTATTGA
- a CDS encoding efflux RND transporter periplasmic adaptor subunit, with protein sequence MKLVSTSIRWFTFILAIAGVVAMGFVLQTIRSQESAIPPPPLAPPQKNAPDDIAATGILEAQGENVAIGVPVPGLVEAVKVEVNQTVKAGDPLLILDDRELRASLLKQQAAIVVAEANLTVAQAQLAKMQDMLDRLNSIPDQRAISQDDLRNRTNDVLVTKAQQQAAAAQLAAAKADVQQTQLLIDRLTVKAPRNGTILQVNIRAGEYASPQNKQPALMLGDISTLHVRADVDEQNAMGVASGLDATFSLKSDSLRKFKVQFVRIEPYVIPKVSLTGASSERVDTRVLQVIYKLDKPKDANLYVGQQVDVFIARKK encoded by the coding sequence ATGAAACTCGTCTCCACCTCCATTCGCTGGTTCACCTTCATCCTCGCCATCGCCGGGGTGGTCGCCATGGGATTCGTTTTGCAGACCATCCGCAGCCAGGAATCGGCCATCCCGCCACCGCCCCTCGCCCCGCCGCAGAAAAACGCGCCGGATGACATCGCGGCCACCGGCATTCTCGAAGCGCAGGGGGAAAACGTCGCCATCGGCGTGCCGGTGCCGGGGTTGGTCGAAGCGGTGAAGGTCGAGGTCAATCAAACCGTCAAGGCGGGCGATCCGTTGCTCATCCTCGATGATCGCGAACTGCGGGCGTCCTTGCTCAAGCAGCAGGCGGCCATCGTGGTGGCCGAGGCAAATCTAACCGTCGCCCAGGCCCAGCTTGCCAAAATGCAGGACATGCTGGACCGCCTGAACTCCATCCCCGACCAGCGTGCCATCAGCCAGGATGACCTGCGCAATCGCACCAACGACGTTCTCGTCACCAAAGCGCAGCAGCAGGCTGCCGCCGCCCAACTTGCCGCCGCCAAGGCCGATGTGCAGCAGACACAGTTGCTCATCGACCGCCTCACCGTAAAAGCCCCGCGCAACGGCACCATTCTTCAGGTCAACATCCGCGCTGGCGAATACGCCTCCCCGCAGAACAAGCAGCCAGCCCTGATGCTCGGAGACATCTCCACACTGCATGTGCGTGCTGATGTTGATGAACAAAACGCCATGGGTGTCGCCTCCGGTCTCGACGCCACCTTTTCGCTCAAGAGCGACTCCTTGCGGAAATTCAAGGTGCAGTTCGTCCGCATCGAGCCCTACGTCATCCCCAAAGTATCCCTCACCGGCGCCAGCAGCGAACGCGTGGACACTCGCGTCCTGCAGGTCATCTACAAACTCGACAAGCCCAAGGATGCCAACCTCTACGTTGGGCAACAGGTGGATGTGTTCATTGCGCGGAAGAAGTGA
- a CDS encoding sialate O-acetylesterase: protein MRHVPLFCFLLLATALHAEVKLPAIFSDGMVLQQAQLVRIWGTGEVGEDVKITFGDQTHSSVTDPTGKWSVTLNPMNANAAPTNLVVSGKNMITLKNVLVGEVWICSGQSNMQWTVQQAGKAQEEIAAGNHPQIRMFNVERSPSMTPQADCKGAWEEATSANVGDFSAVGYYFGRHLHQVLKVPVGLINTSWGGTRIEAWTSREALEERPCASEMIADWNDHVSKWDAAKEQAAFEKRKTDWQAQVKKIDDENAKLPADKKKPKPQAPRPPDDPAKTPHHPSVLFNGMVAPLVPYGIKGAIWYQGESNQRRAFQYQELLPTMINDWRRQWVDAFSFYIVQLANFGNGHPVTQDAGVPDTWAELQEAQTLTAQTLDKCGIAIINDIGEQNDIHPKNKQEVGRRLALWALAKDYGKNGTEYCGPLYLSSVVQDSKVRVQFTHTGTGLKTRDGGELKHFQIAGADQKWVWAKAKIEGNEVVVWSESVPQPVGVRYAWASWPEGANLINAEGLPASCFRTDDFLPSTLGVVSPFKEATPAKPAPAKP, encoded by the coding sequence ATGAGACACGTCCCTTTGTTCTGTTTTCTACTCCTCGCGACGGCGTTGCATGCCGAGGTCAAACTGCCCGCGATCTTCTCTGACGGCATGGTGCTCCAGCAGGCTCAGCTCGTGCGCATCTGGGGCACCGGCGAAGTCGGCGAGGATGTGAAGATCACCTTTGGCGATCAAACACACAGCTCGGTGACCGACCCGACTGGGAAATGGTCCGTCACACTGAACCCGATGAATGCAAACGCTGCTCCGACCAATCTCGTCGTGAGCGGCAAGAACATGATCACCCTCAAAAACGTGCTCGTCGGCGAGGTGTGGATCTGCTCCGGCCAGTCGAACATGCAGTGGACCGTGCAGCAGGCGGGCAAGGCCCAAGAAGAGATCGCCGCCGGGAATCATCCGCAGATCCGCATGTTCAATGTCGAGCGCAGTCCGAGCATGACACCGCAGGCCGACTGCAAGGGCGCATGGGAAGAGGCCACCAGCGCGAACGTGGGCGATTTTTCCGCGGTAGGTTACTACTTTGGCCGCCACCTGCATCAAGTGCTCAAGGTGCCCGTCGGTTTGATCAACACCTCCTGGGGCGGCACGCGCATCGAGGCCTGGACCAGCCGCGAAGCGCTGGAAGAACGCCCCTGTGCCAGTGAAATGATCGCCGACTGGAATGACCACGTCAGCAAATGGGACGCCGCGAAAGAGCAGGCCGCTTTTGAAAAACGCAAAACCGACTGGCAGGCGCAGGTGAAGAAAATCGACGATGAGAATGCCAAACTGCCCGCCGACAAAAAGAAGCCGAAGCCGCAGGCTCCGCGTCCTCCAGACGACCCCGCCAAGACGCCGCATCATCCCAGCGTGCTCTTCAACGGCATGGTAGCTCCGCTCGTTCCGTACGGCATCAAGGGCGCGATCTGGTATCAAGGCGAATCGAACCAACGCCGCGCCTTCCAGTACCAAGAACTGCTGCCCACCATGATCAACGACTGGCGCAGGCAGTGGGTGGACGCGTTCTCATTCTACATCGTGCAACTCGCCAATTTCGGAAACGGACACCCCGTGACCCAGGATGCAGGTGTTCCCGACACTTGGGCCGAGTTGCAGGAGGCACAGACGCTCACGGCACAGACGCTGGACAAATGCGGCATCGCCATCATCAACGACATCGGCGAGCAGAACGACATCCACCCGAAGAACAAGCAGGAGGTCGGCCGCCGCCTCGCGCTCTGGGCTTTGGCGAAGGACTACGGCAAAAACGGCACCGAATACTGCGGCCCGCTGTATCTTTCCTCCGTCGTGCAGGACAGCAAGGTGCGCGTGCAGTTCACCCACACCGGCACCGGATTGAAAACCCGTGATGGCGGCGAACTGAAGCACTTCCAAATCGCCGGAGCCGATCAAAAGTGGGTGTGGGCCAAAGCAAAAATCGAAGGCAATGAAGTCGTCGTCTGGAGCGAATCCGTGCCCCAGCCCGTCGGCGTACGCTACGCATGGGCAAGCTGGCCTGAAGGCGCGAATCTCATCAATGCCGAAGGCCTCCCTGCCTCTTGCTTCCGCACGGATGACTTCCTGCCCTCCACGCTCGGTGTCGTGTCACCTTTTAAAGAGGCCACGCCCGCGAAACCGGCTCCTGCCAAACCGTGA